In the Fusarium falciforme chromosome 6, complete sequence genome, TTCTTCATGTCATTGACGCCTCTTGACATTGTCGACCCACAAGAGAGACCATCGTCGGAGCGGAGTTCTTGTCATCTTCGTCCGAGGATCCAGTATATAACTGTTCTCCGGGACTGAAAACGTCCTGAAAACTTGAAGTTGAATGTTGCAATCCTGCGTTGAAGTCTCACAATGTCTACTACTACGACGGCCGTGGAGCTCTGTGAGCCCATAGAACGGACTTCCCGTGGTCCATACATGTCCGACACCAAGCACGAAGCAGACTCGTCAACAGACGAAATCCTAAAAGCCTCCCGACTGGCCGATTCTACTGTCCCGGATGGCGGATACGGCTGGGTCATTGTCGGCAGCGGCGCCGTGATGCTCTGGTGGGCTCTCGGAACGACATATGCATGGGGTGTGATGCAGAGGGCGCTCGTCGAGGATGGCTTATCAACGCCCGCAACGCTCTCGTTCATCGGGTCGCTGGATGCAGCTCTGATGTCGGCCCTCGCGATTATAAACTCGAGGTTGATGCGGGCGATCGGGATGCGAAATACGGCAATGCTTGGAGTAACCGTGATGGGCGGGAGTGAGATTCTGAGCTCATTCGCCGTCAAGAGCCTGGGTGCTCTATTCTTTACCTCAGGAGTGTTGATGGGCACTGGTGTCAGGTAAGTTGATTATGGCCCCCCTTTGCTCATGGAATACGATCTAACAAGAGTTCAGTTTGTGTTCAGTGGTCAGTTTCACATCTACCCAAGGAGGGTGACACCAAGTTAACATGCGTCAACAGGTTGCCTTTGCAGTGATTGCGCAATGGTTCAGCACCAAGCGTGGTCTTGCTAATGGCCTCATGTTTGCCGGAGCAGGATTTGGCGGTGCCACGCTGAGTTTCGCAGTCGATGCTCTCATCCAGAGGCTCAACATCTCGTGGGCGTATCGaattctcggcctcctcactCTAGCCACCGGTCTCCCGGCGGCCTGGGCTATCAGAGAGCGAACCCCGACTCACACTCCAGGATTCATCGAATGGTGAGCGACACGGCGAATTTGCAATGTTCCATTGCCAGATATGATTTGCTGACACATTCAGGCAATTGTTCAAATCATTCACCTTCGATCTGGTTTTCTTAGCCAGTGCGGTGGGAACGTTTCCGTTGTTTGTGCCACCCTTCTTTCTCCCGTTGTACACAAAGTCACTCGGGTTCTCGTCGACCACCGGAGCAGGGTTGGTGGCGGGTTTCAATCTTGCGTCGGCCTTTGGGCGGATAGCCTGCGGACTGGCTTGCGATAAGCTGGGATCCCTTAATACGCTGTTCCTTTCGCTCATCTTGGCGGCGATTAGCATGCTGGCGATATGGCCAACATCAACGACTCTGGCGCCCATGATCGCCTTCGTCTTGATCAACGGGGTGTCGAATGGCGGATTCTTTTCCACAATGCCGACCGTGGTGGGTAACGTTTTTGGCAGCGCACGGGTCGCCATGGCGATGAGCATGATCCTCACGGGTTGGGCTGGCGGATATTTGATGGTAAGTTGGGTCGGGGCGGACGAAATGAATGACGAGACATCTGGCTGACGCTCGTCATCGCAGGGTGCGCCCATCGCAGGTTACCTCCTCGAGGCGTATGGAGGTGCCGATGCTGGGCTGCAAGCATACCGACCAGCCATGTTTTACGCGGGATCTCTGGCTCTTGGGTCCGCTGGGATGGTTGCAACGGTTCGATTGCGCAAGAACAGGTCGCCTTGGGCCAGACTCTGAAAAGACTGCGGCTTGCGTGAGAACAAGTGTCTCCATGGTGTATTGCGTGTAACTGATGGATGTGAGTGATGGTGGTTGTCGAAAAAAAAGGTGGTTATGACGAAGGAGAGACAGGGTGGGGGTCACCGCGATGCGTTTGGACGAGACTTGGGATGAGCCAAAGATTTGAATGGCTTTACGTATCCTTTACAAGGAATATGAATGGTCGAGACACGGCGTGAAATAGACTCCAAGGCAAAGCCCCCATATCCGACATCCGGACCCCCCGTTGAGGCGTGGGATTTCTCAATCAGCAGCAAAATCGTCATCCCCAATGTCAATGTCGTGATATGCCTGGCAGGTGTTGCAAGCGGTTCCGGTGGAGTATCAGCCCACATAGCGCCCGCTGGCAGTGGCTGGTGCTCACCTGGGGTGCTCATACTCCCCGAGAAAGGCCTGTGGCACAAACCCACCTTGGCCGGCGACCCGGTCTCGCGGAGGGAGAGCTAGTCGTCAACGGCCCCTCGGCAGCCTTAGGCCACCCTGAGCCCTCGCACGCCATCGGCTGCTCGCCATGGGCAATTGGCAACATCACTAAAGACCTCGCGAGGTCCTTCCGACAAGCGACTCTTGAGCGTCAATCGCATCGCCATGGGCTGCCGAGTTTGTCGCGCGAGAAAGGTGTGTTTTCCCTGCCCTCCTGGTCGAGTCCGACTGCCGAGATATGGTCTTCTGACTCTGTGTGTACTTGGTGTAGGTCAAATGCGACGGCAGACCCAACGGGTGCCGCAATTGCGAGCGCCTCCAGCTTGAATGcgtcgacgatgacggaTCCAAGTCTGGCCGTCGTTCAGTTCCTGTCTCTCTGCGAAAGATCCGGACATACCGGTCCTGTACCAGCTGTCGCGTCTCCAAGACCAAATGCGACGGCGACCGCCCGAGATGCTCGCGATGTTGCGCGAGGGACCTCGAGTGCCAGTACGACGGCGGCTCGGCTCCTCGCTGGGCCCGCCACTTGAGCAAGGCGCCGACCTCGGCTTCGACCGAGGAGGATTTGAACTCTTCTCATGATGCTTCGTCCATCGCCGAAGAAAGTACCACGTCGCGAAGCTTGATCCAATCCCGAGAGACCGACGACGCGCCGTCCAAATCGCAGAGATCCATCACCCGAGAAACAAGCAACCCCGTCCCCCCGATTGATTTTTCCGACGACACCGAATTATCTATTCATTCATGGTAAATATTTCAAACGGTTTACCCATGGAGtcaatatatatatataagt is a window encoding:
- a CDS encoding MFS domain-containing protein yields the protein MSTTTTAVELCEPIERTSRGPYMSDTKHEADSSTDEILKASRLADSTVPDGGYGWVIVGSGAVMLWWALGTTYAWGVMQRALVEDGLSTPATLSFIGSLDAALMSALAIINSRLMRAIGMRNTAMLGVTVMGGSEILSSFAVKSLGALFFTSGVLMGTGVSLCSVVAFAVIAQWFSTKRGLANGLMFAGAGFGGATLSFAVDALIQRLNISWAYRILGLLTLATGLPAAWAIRERTPTHTPGFIEWQLFKSFTFDLVFLASAVGTFPLFVPPFFLPLYTKSLGFSSTTGAGLVAGFNLASAFGRIACGLACDKLGSLNTLFLSLILAAISMLAIWPTSTTLAPMIAFVLINGVSNGGFFSTMPTVVGNVFGSARVAMAMSMILTGWAGGYLMGAPIAGYLLEAYGGADAGLQAYRPAMFYAGSLALGSAGMVATVRLRKNRSPWARL